A single window of Treponema denticola ATCC 35405 DNA harbors:
- a CDS encoding two-component system sensor histidine kinase NtrB yields MREFMRRGIQKSPNMNEAQLRTFVKLLANEYSLLDSVMDSLNDGVIVADSENKIIKSNRAAERILGTSFRGTSLRSTSLGGSALGEGHEKNVWEHIKIQDIADFVSSVIQNESGQTSKEFNLKADKPEGKNKYIEVSVLPLVNEKKIQGTIIMIADITEKRIEEIKNRRLENLASLTNVAAAVAHEIKNPLAAISIHLQLLKKNFTACNLSINQKAQKHIGVIEEEIERLNKIVVDFLFAVRPLKFEFVPVDINALLKNLYDTFFDEFNDSGIAISLSFSKELPKIQGDERFLRQAFMNVLTNAKSAMPNGGFLDISTKAVNDFIIVTISDSGQGILPEDMHKIFEPYFTTKHDGTGLGLTMTYKVIKEHGGDINVYSDYGMGTSFKFSLPIERKGAMLLLSDKTFDFDSVKDIK; encoded by the coding sequence ATGAGAGAGTTTATGAGAAGGGGAATACAAAAATCCCCAAACATGAATGAAGCTCAACTGCGTACCTTTGTAAAGCTGCTTGCAAACGAGTATTCTCTATTGGATTCAGTAATGGATTCTTTAAATGACGGTGTTATAGTTGCAGATTCCGAAAATAAGATTATAAAATCGAATAGGGCTGCAGAAAGAATTTTAGGCACCTCTTTTAGAGGAACCTCTCTTAGAAGCACTTCACTTGGCGGTTCCGCTTTAGGAGAAGGCCATGAAAAAAATGTCTGGGAACATATAAAGATTCAGGATATTGCCGACTTTGTTTCTTCGGTTATTCAAAATGAAAGCGGACAAACTTCAAAAGAGTTTAACCTCAAAGCCGATAAGCCTGAAGGTAAAAATAAATATATTGAAGTTTCGGTTCTTCCCTTGGTAAACGAAAAGAAAATTCAAGGTACGATAATTATGATTGCGGATATTACCGAAAAAAGAATTGAAGAAATTAAAAACCGCCGCCTTGAAAATCTTGCAAGCCTTACAAATGTTGCAGCTGCCGTTGCTCACGAAATAAAAAATCCTCTTGCGGCAATCAGCATTCATTTACAGCTTTTAAAGAAAAATTTTACGGCTTGTAATTTATCCATAAACCAAAAGGCTCAAAAACATATAGGCGTTATCGAAGAAGAAATTGAAAGGCTCAATAAAATCGTGGTGGATTTTTTGTTTGCCGTGCGTCCCTTAAAATTCGAATTTGTTCCCGTAGATATAAATGCCCTTTTAAAGAATTTGTACGATACTTTTTTTGACGAGTTTAATGACAGCGGTATAGCTATTTCTCTTAGCTTTTCAAAGGAGCTTCCTAAGATTCAAGGCGATGAAAGATTTTTGCGGCAGGCATTTATGAATGTCCTAACAAATGCAAAATCCGCAATGCCTAATGGAGGCTTTTTGGATATATCGACAAAGGCTGTAAACGATTTTATTATTGTAACTATTTCGGATTCAGGGCAGGGTATCTTACCCGAGGATATGCATAAAATATTTGAGCCTTATTTTACGACAAAACATGACGGAACGGGTTTGGGGCTGACCATGACATATAAGGTTATAAAAGAACATGGAGGAGACATAAACGTTTATTCGGATTACGGCATGGGAACAAGTTTTAAATTTTCTCTTCCGATAGAGCGTAAGGGTGCAATGCTTTTACTCTCCGATAAAACTTTCGATTTTGATTCGGTAAAGGATATAAAATGA
- a CDS encoding CvpA family protein, with product MRIGSADIVFLIILSFFVIKVTVTGFIDEFFSKAAVIVGGLVAFLFYKLLTPVITELLGGKSLSAVIAFLILFLSTYLIIKLVQVFLGSLFSSESLKNLDRSLGFCLGLVEGLIVIGVILMLINIQTFVSFDKILSESIFAKILSPFILDITKQF from the coding sequence ATGCGGATAGGAAGTGCCGATATAGTTTTTTTGATTATATTAAGTTTTTTTGTTATTAAGGTTACCGTAACCGGTTTTATAGACGAGTTTTTTTCAAAGGCTGCGGTTATTGTCGGCGGACTTGTAGCTTTTTTGTTTTATAAATTGCTTACCCCTGTAATTACCGAGCTTCTTGGAGGAAAATCCTTATCTGCCGTGATAGCCTTTTTGATTTTATTTTTATCTACTTATTTGATTATAAAATTGGTTCAAGTTTTTTTAGGCTCCCTTTTTTCAAGCGAGTCATTAAAAAATTTGGACAGGTCATTAGGTTTTTGTCTGGGCCTTGTAGAAGGCTTGATTGTCATAGGAGTTATCCTCATGCTTATCAATATCCAAACCTTTGTTTCATTCGATAAAATATTAAGTGAAAGCATTTTTGCGAAAATCCTTTCTCCATTTATTTTAGATATTACCAAGCAGTTTTAG
- the murG gene encoding undecaprenyldiphospho-muramoylpentapeptide beta-N-acetylglucosaminyltransferase: MKCVVFTGGGTGGHIFPGLAVAEALSSSLECRIVWIGSAKGVDRKIVESSELYSASPSVLEFIGIPAGKLRRYFSFQNFIDVFKVAAGFIKSFFILLKLKPVFVFSKGGFVSVPPCAAAKFLKIPVITHECDFSPGLATRINSKFANRILVSYQETAELLPASLRSKVICTGNPVRLSFYSGRPEKGRSFLNIKSNLPVLFVLGGSLGARQLNDLISDSIEYLVKHFVVVHQIGEANMDQGQKIKEGLLKSSPEFAENYKPYPFIKKEMADVLSLSSIVVSRAGANTVWESAAAGKPMILVPLEKGSSRGDQIENAEFFKKKGSAEILLGEDVRPDIFIRLLRDLGFEENISGNERLKNMAQASAALAGEKPALVIADFLKSFFTSKNEDL; this comes from the coding sequence ATGAAATGTGTTGTTTTTACAGGAGGCGGAACGGGGGGGCATATTTTTCCCGGACTTGCCGTTGCCGAGGCCTTGAGCTCTTCTTTGGAATGCAGAATAGTTTGGATCGGCTCTGCTAAGGGAGTTGACCGCAAAATAGTTGAATCTTCCGAGCTTTACTCGGCTTCTCCTTCAGTTCTTGAATTCATAGGTATTCCTGCCGGAAAATTGAGGCGGTATTTTAGTTTTCAAAACTTTATAGATGTTTTTAAGGTTGCTGCAGGCTTTATAAAGTCCTTTTTTATTCTTTTAAAGTTAAAACCTGTTTTTGTTTTTTCTAAGGGCGGCTTTGTTTCGGTGCCTCCATGTGCCGCTGCAAAATTCTTAAAAATTCCGGTTATCACTCACGAGTGTGATTTTTCGCCCGGCCTTGCAACAAGGATTAATTCTAAATTTGCAAACCGTATTTTGGTTTCATATCAAGAAACAGCGGAGCTTTTGCCGGCTTCTCTCCGTTCAAAGGTTATATGTACGGGGAATCCCGTCCGCTTAAGTTTTTATTCGGGCAGGCCAGAAAAGGGGCGTTCTTTTTTAAACATAAAATCGAACTTACCTGTTTTGTTTGTTTTAGGCGGAAGTCTCGGTGCAAGACAGTTAAACGATTTGATTTCCGATTCAATCGAATATCTTGTAAAGCATTTTGTTGTGGTTCATCAGATTGGGGAAGCCAATATGGATCAGGGACAAAAAATTAAAGAAGGCCTTTTAAAGTCCTCCCCCGAATTTGCAGAAAACTATAAACCCTATCCCTTTATAAAAAAGGAGATGGCCGATGTTTTAAGCCTTTCTTCGATTGTGGTGTCGCGGGCAGGAGCCAATACGGTTTGGGAATCGGCAGCTGCCGGTAAGCCTATGATTTTGGTTCCTCTTGAAAAGGGAAGCTCCCGCGGCGATCAAATAGAAAATGCCGAATTCTTTAAGAAAAAAGGTTCCGCAGAAATTCTTTTGGGCGAAGATGTAAGGCCCGATATTTTTATAAGGCTTTTGCGGGATCTTGGTTTTGAAGAAAACATAAGCGGAAACGAAAGGCTAAAAAATATGGCTCAGGCTTCTGCCGCCTTGGCAGGTGAAAAACCTGCCCTCGTAATTGCTGACTTTTTAAAAAGCTTTTTTACATCTAAGAATGAAGATCTTTAA
- a CDS encoding Rpn family recombination-promoting nuclease/putative transposase codes for MKKLFKVTLRNDYAFKKVFGTEENKDVLQDLLECILDIPPENIAGLELLDKEFHKDSISDKTGVLDVKLRLKNNTIIDVEIQNRWNSEFVQRTIFYWAKMYTENLKTGEVYTKLPKCITINIVGEGFNLNSLLHSEYNVVEKHINDRLSDEFEIHFLNLAKVKDDENIGQDEKKKKLYNWLRFIETDDEEVRNMLAQESPIMAKANATINIMEMSPKEKWLYENRMKYEHDKASWKHVGYQEGIERGFADGAYQKSIETARIMKHEAFDLNIISKITGLSKEEIDKL; via the coding sequence ATGAAAAAATTGTTTAAAGTAACTCTTCGAAATGACTACGCTTTTAAAAAAGTATTCGGAACTGAAGAAAATAAAGATGTTCTGCAGGATTTATTAGAATGTATCTTAGACATTCCACCTGAGAATATCGCAGGCTTGGAACTTCTTGATAAAGAGTTTCATAAAGATTCGATAAGCGATAAAACCGGTGTCTTAGACGTAAAATTACGCCTAAAGAACAATACCATTATCGACGTCGAAATTCAAAACAGATGGAATAGCGAGTTTGTCCAGCGAACCATCTTTTATTGGGCTAAAATGTATACGGAAAATTTAAAAACAGGTGAAGTATATACAAAATTGCCCAAATGTATTACAATAAACATAGTGGGTGAAGGTTTTAATTTGAACTCACTTTTACACAGCGAGTATAATGTGGTAGAAAAGCACATAAACGACAGGCTTTCCGATGAGTTTGAAATCCACTTTTTAAACTTAGCCAAAGTTAAAGACGATGAAAACATTGGGCAGGATGAAAAGAAAAAGAAACTTTATAACTGGCTGAGATTTATCGAAACCGATGATGAGGAGGTACGTAATATGCTGGCACAAGAATCACCTATAATGGCAAAAGCCAATGCAACAATAAACATAATGGAAATGAGCCCAAAAGAAAAATGGCTATATGAAAACCGTATGAAATACGAACATGACAAGGCCTCATGGAAACATGTGGGTTATCAAGAAGGTATTGAAAGAGGCTTTGCGGATGGAGCTTATCAGAAGTCAATTGAAACGGCCAGGATTATGAAACATGAAGCTTTTGATTTAAACATAATTTCAAAAATTACCGGCTTAAGCAAAGAAGAAATTGACAAACTATAA
- a CDS encoding HAD family hydrolase — translation MLNDDALILKTGNWEPQNKKRLEKLIREKAFNGNYAVFDWDFTSIFYDTQDNLFVYQIENLCFNLNPEEFNQTIRAGIPQDEILPHTINLEGRALTAGELSDDLNERYEFLYKNYLGFSGKMSLAEITLTEEFIDFRAKMLVLMRGAASLCGVDIGQSVSTGMTIEELSVLTEKAIDQGLKDEIKTYRVRSSSVLKGRSGEVEGGYRKGLRVQEEMQDLFSALRKNGIEVYICSASQEDNVRVFASNPKYGYRLDSKNVFGRRRLLDENKKLTVIDNTSIPATRKEGKAEAIKKVLAPKHQNKAPVLIAGDGDGDFYMMDAFKDEALILIFNRSPKKEAKIYPLLMSGIKERENPDARIIVQHRNNQKGCFISKAPEEEKPLDSLPEK, via the coding sequence ATGCTTAACGATGACGCTTTAATTTTAAAAACAGGAAATTGGGAGCCTCAAAATAAAAAGAGGCTTGAAAAACTGATAAGAGAAAAGGCCTTTAACGGAAATTATGCCGTTTTTGACTGGGATTTTACTTCAATTTTTTATGACACGCAGGATAATCTTTTTGTGTACCAAATTGAAAATCTTTGTTTTAATTTAAACCCCGAAGAATTTAATCAAACCATAAGGGCGGGAATTCCTCAAGATGAGATTTTGCCCCATACAATAAACCTTGAAGGCAGAGCCTTAACTGCCGGAGAACTTTCCGACGATCTAAACGAACGCTACGAGTTTCTATATAAAAATTATTTGGGTTTTAGCGGAAAAATGAGCCTTGCAGAAATTACATTGACCGAAGAGTTTATAGATTTTAGAGCTAAGATGCTTGTTTTAATGCGGGGAGCAGCCTCCCTTTGCGGTGTGGACATCGGCCAATCCGTAAGCACAGGCATGACGATAGAAGAACTTTCGGTCCTTACCGAAAAGGCAATAGATCAAGGCCTAAAAGACGAAATAAAAACTTATAGAGTAAGATCTTCATCAGTTTTAAAAGGAAGATCCGGAGAAGTAGAGGGCGGCTATAGAAAGGGCTTACGCGTTCAAGAAGAAATGCAAGACTTGTTTTCGGCTTTAAGGAAAAACGGAATCGAAGTCTATATTTGCTCAGCCTCCCAAGAAGACAATGTCCGCGTTTTTGCATCCAACCCAAAATATGGATATAGGCTGGACAGTAAAAACGTTTTCGGAAGAAGAAGGCTCCTTGATGAAAATAAAAAGCTTACCGTTATAGACAACACCTCGATTCCTGCAACAAGAAAAGAAGGAAAGGCCGAAGCAATAAAAAAAGTCCTTGCCCCGAAACACCAAAACAAGGCTCCCGTTTTAATAGCAGGCGACGGCGACGGCGATTTTTACATGATGGATGCTTTTAAAGACGAGGCCTTGATCCTAATCTTTAACAGAAGCCCCAAAAAAGAAGCTAAAATATATCCCCTTTTAATGAGCGGAATTAAAGAAAGAGAAAATCCTGATGCTCGGATAATTGTTCAGCACAGAAATAATCAAAAAGGATGTTTTATCTCAAAGGCCCCGGAAGAAGAAAAACCTCTGGACAGCCTGCCTGAAAAGTAA
- a CDS encoding type II toxin-antitoxin system RelE family toxin yields MKVILTETFKKQLKKLDAAISKRVLDYLEQIELLDNPRSRGKALTSNLSGLWRYRVGNYRILCRIHDDRLIITVIEIGHRSTVYR; encoded by the coding sequence ATGAAAGTCATCTTGACGGAAACATTTAAAAAGCAACTAAAAAAATTGGACGCGGCAATCTCAAAGCGTGTTTTAGATTACCTTGAACAGATAGAACTTCTTGATAATCCGCGTTCCCGCGGAAAAGCACTTACTTCAAATCTTTCAGGACTATGGAGATACCGCGTCGGTAATTACCGTATTTTGTGCCGTATACATGATGATAGATTGATTATTACAGTCATTGAAATCGGACATCGCTCAACGGTGTATCGATGA